GATCAACGCGCGAGCGTGGGGGACCCGAAGTGGAATCCCTGGCCCCAATCGATGTCGAGCGCGAGCAGGGCATCGGCGGTATCCGCACCCTCTATGCCCTCGGCTATGGTCGTAATACCCAGGTCGTGACCGAGTCTGGCGATGTCGTGGATGATGGCCGCCACGCGCCTGTCGGAGGTGACGCGTACCACGAGTTCCTTTTCGATCTTCAGGAAGGATACGGGGAAGTCGGCCAGGTACAGGAACGACGAGTAACCGCTCCCAAAGTCGTCGAGCGCCACGCGAAAGCCGTATTCCAGTAGCGGTTCCAGATGGCGCTTTACGGCCTTACGGTCGCGGAGCATGGCCCGCTCCGTGATCTCGATGACAAACGGCGTCCCGCAATCCCGGGTGAGCCCGGTATCGCGACCTTGATTGCGGGCGTCCTGCAGAAGGGCGGCGAGTGTCTGGGCCTGCGCAAGCAGGCCCGCCGAGGCATTCACAAAATGCAGTATGGGCGCATCGTGGGCCTTGACGCGCTCCACGCAGCGGCGCATGACCTGGGCTATGATCACCTGATCGATGCGTTGCAGCTGGCCCAGGTGCGCGGCGGCCTCGATGAACTGCGCGGCGTCCAGGACCACGCCTCCAGGCAAGACCAAACGCGCCAGGGATTCGTCGGCGACCACCACACCATCTTTCAACGATACGATGGGCTGGGCCGCGGCCACGACCCGGCCATGGCCCAAGGCCTCTTCGATCTGTCCGCCGATACAAAAGATGCTGGGACTTGCGCCGGCCCGGCGGACCCGGTCGCCACCCTCCTGCTTGGACTGATAGAGAGCGGCATCGACCATGGTCATGAGCTCCGCTATGGTTTTGCCATCGAACGGGAAGGTCGCTACACCGATGCTGGCGGTGACATGAAGTTCGTGGCCGCCCACGGAAATCGCGGTATGTGCAAGCCGTTCGCGGATCCGTTCCATGCCATAAAGCGCCGAGTCCGGCCCGGTGTCGGGGAGCAGGCACAGGAATTCCTCGCCGCCCCAGCGCCCCACGAGATCTCCAAGGCGCATGGCGGCGCGCAGGATCTTGGCGGCATGGACCAGGACCTCGTCACCGACGGCGTGGCCGTAGGTGTCGTTTATGACCTTGAAATGGTCGAGATCGATCAGCCCCAGGCTGTAGACGCTGTCTGTTTGCGCCCCTTGCGCGTGATGCCGTGCCATCGCCTCTTCGATCATGTTGCGCCGATAGAGGCCGGTCAGCGTGTCGTGCTGGGCGAGGTAATTGGCGCGAGATTCGGCGGCCTGCCGGAGCGTTTCCTGATCGAAGCTGTCGAGCGCAAACGAGATGTCTTCGGCAATGCGCCGCAAGAGATGCAAAAGGTCATTGTCGAAAAAAGAGGCCTCGTCCGAAAAGACGCAGAGCGCGCCGTACACCTGGTCGCCCCGCTTGAAAGGGAACGCGCCCGCCGACAGGTTTACCGACGCATCCGGCAAGCGGACACGTCCTGCCTCCATGTTATCTCCTCCTTGCTGCACGACGGGTTCGCCGGCCAGGATGGCGTCTTGCGAGAGCGTCCGCACCGCTTCTTCGGGTGGCAGGGCCGCGCCGTCTTTGGCTTCCGAGAACGCGGCGACGATCCGCGGGACATTGGGGGGCTCGACTACAGTGATGTATGCGCATCGCAGGTGCCCATATTCCACGGTGGTGCGACAGATGCCCTCGAAAAGGGCTTGGGGATTGGTGCGGCAGGCGACTAGGTGGTCGACTTGACAGAGTGCCGAGTAGAAATCGGTCACATGACGCAGGCGTTCCTCCGACTCCTTGCGCTCCGTTATGTCGTGGCATATGGCGACATGATGCGTTATGGCCCCGGAGTCGTCGCGTACGACGCTTATGGTGAGCCATTCCGGGAAGATTTCGCCGTTCTTGCGTCGGTCCCAGATCTCGCCTTGCCAGTGGCCAGTCGCAAGTACAGCGCGCCAGAGGTCGGCGAAAAAGGCCTTATCGTGGCGCCCTGATTGCAGGAGGTTCGGAGACCGGCCTATCACCTCCGGGGCATCGTAGCCCGTGAGGCGCTCGAAGGCGGCGTTCACCGCGACGATACGGTTGGCGGCGTTCGTGACCATGATGGCCTGTATGCTGTTATCAAAGACCGCGGCGGCGAGGTTCTGTTTGTAGGCCGCCTCGGCGAGCCAGCTCATATCGCGCAGGATTGCGACATACGTCCGCTCACCCCCCTCGACTACGCCGGCGATGCTCACATCCGCCAGAAAAGTCTCGCCGTCGTGGCGGCGGAAGAAGGCGCTGTAGCACAGGCTGTCGGGGCGCGTGCTATCGGGGTGCGGGCGGATGGGGGCATCGGTACGCCAGGCACGCAGGCTCGCCCCGGCAAGCGCCGACGCCTCGCAGGCCAGAATCCGGCAGGCCTCGTGATTGGTCGTCTGGATGATGCCTCGCTCGTCAAGGACGAATACGGCATCCGTGCTGAAGGCCAGCAAGAACGCGAGTTTGCCATGCAGGTCGGCATTATTGCCCTTCCGCATAGGCCACCCCCTTTATCGTTATCGTCGTTCCCGGTGTTGCCGTCAGAACCCCGGTTGCCGCTCCGGCGATTCTGGGGGGCCGGCGAGGCCGACGTATGCCATGATTGTGAGTATAGACAAGCCCGCCAGACGGCGGCTGCGGGCCCATGGGCCAAAGGGGTACAGCGGATGGGTCTGGGTGGTGCGTGCGGGGCGGATTTAGGCGCTTGGCCCATCATTGCGGGATGCGGATCGTCGGGTCCGACCTCGATCACGCCGAAACCCTGTCATCGGCAACTTCCCTCCTGGCCCGGAGTCCTTTACAATGCCGCCCACTGGGGCGGTAGCTCAGCTGGGAGAGCGTCGCGTTCGCAATGCGAAGGTCGGGAGTTCGATCCTCCTCCGCTCCACCATAAAATCAAGGACTTACGGCGCAGTATACCGGAGTCAAAGGGGAATATGCCATAATCCTGCCATAACGCGTATGGCA
The DNA window shown above is from Acidiferrobacter sp. SPIII_3 and carries:
- a CDS encoding EAL domain-containing protein, translated to MRKGNNADLHGKLAFLLAFSTDAVFVLDERGIIQTTNHEACRILACEASALAGASLRAWRTDAPIRPHPDSTRPDSLCYSAFFRRHDGETFLADVSIAGVVEGGERTYVAILRDMSWLAEAAYKQNLAAAVFDNSIQAIMVTNAANRIVAVNAAFERLTGYDAPEVIGRSPNLLQSGRHDKAFFADLWRAVLATGHWQGEIWDRRKNGEIFPEWLTISVVRDDSGAITHHVAICHDITERKESEERLRHVTDFYSALCQVDHLVACRTNPQALFEGICRTTVEYGHLRCAYITVVEPPNVPRIVAAFSEAKDGAALPPEEAVRTLSQDAILAGEPVVQQGGDNMEAGRVRLPDASVNLSAGAFPFKRGDQVYGALCVFSDEASFFDNDLLHLLRRIAEDISFALDSFDQETLRQAAESRANYLAQHDTLTGLYRRNMIEEAMARHHAQGAQTDSVYSLGLIDLDHFKVINDTYGHAVGDEVLVHAAKILRAAMRLGDLVGRWGGEEFLCLLPDTGPDSALYGMERIRERLAHTAISVGGHELHVTASIGVATFPFDGKTIAELMTMVDAALYQSKQEGGDRVRRAGASPSIFCIGGQIEEALGHGRVVAAAQPIVSLKDGVVVADESLARLVLPGGVVLDAAQFIEAAAHLGQLQRIDQVIIAQVMRRCVERVKAHDAPILHFVNASAGLLAQAQTLAALLQDARNQGRDTGLTRDCGTPFVIEITERAMLRDRKAVKRHLEPLLEYGFRVALDDFGSGYSSFLYLADFPVSFLKIEKELVVRVTSDRRVAAIIHDIARLGHDLGITTIAEGIEGADTADALLALDIDWGQGFHFGSPTLAR